A window from Salvia miltiorrhiza cultivar Shanhuang (shh) chromosome 2, IMPLAD_Smil_shh, whole genome shotgun sequence encodes these proteins:
- the LOC131009418 gene encoding protein argonaute 16 isoform X2, translated as MEKPPPLPTIQESLKVEGAESADLPERSIMIRPGFGTSGKRVPLLANHFKVSIKNPNQIFYQYSVSISYEDNKAVDGKVIGRKVIDKLYQTYSSEFDKKRFAYDGDKSLFTVGPLPQNKFEYTVILEESTAKSGNPSDNGCSTEPSKKSKHSLRSKTFKVEISYAAKIPLKSLSLALKGAEIEYVQDALRVLDIILRQQAAKRGCLLVRQSFFHDDPLMFTDVGGGVTGVRGLHSSFRPTLDGLSLNMDVSTTMILKPGRVEDFLLANQNVKDPRYIDWAKAKKMLKNMRVKAIHNNKEFKIIGLSEKPCNQQFFSLKVKSGSNAGGSDEALEITVYDYFVKHRNIELKSSSYMPCLDVGKPKRPNYLPLELCSLVSLQRYTKALSVTQRSSLVEKSRQKPLERIRVVTDAMTKYKYDEDPLLVSCGISIEKQLTQLDGRILDAPKLKVGNNEDFSPRNGRWNFNNKKLLKPQNIEEWALVNFSGRCDSSHLSRELINCARSKGIEIERPYTIIEEDPQCRRASPVVRVEKMFEHIMAKLPGPPQFLLCVLPERKNCDIYGPWKKKCLSNMGIVTQCISPIKINDQYLTNVLLKINSKLGGTNSLLAIEHSNRIPLVTDQPTMILGMDVSHGSPGRSDVPSIAAVVGSRSWPLISKYRAAVRAQSAKVEMIESLFKPLANGQDDGIMRELLLDFYQTSNGRKPTQIIVFRDGVSESQFTQVINIELDQMIKAYQHLGESAIPKFTVIVAQKNHHTKLFQASAQDNVPCGTVVDTKIVHPRNYDFYMCSQAGLIGTSRPAHYHVLLDEIGFSPDALQNLIHSLSYIYQRSTTAISIVAPVCYAHLAAHQVGQFMKFEDLSETSSGQNSMTATGSIPIPELPRLHKDVAGSMFFC; from the exons ATGGAAAAGCCACCACCATTGCCAACTATACAGGAAAGTTTGAAGGTAGAAGGTGCTGAGTCTGCTGACCTTCCTGAGAGGTCCATAATGATAAGACCTGGATTTGGGACTTCTGGAAAACGTGTCCCTTTGCTTGCAAATCACTTCAAAGTTTCCATCAAAAATCCAAATCAGATTTTTTACCAATACAGT GTTTCCATAAGTTATGAGGATAATAAGGCTGTTGACGGCAAGGTAATTGGGAGGAAAGTCATTGATAAACTTTACCAAACATACTCTTCCGAATTTGACAAGAAGAGATTTGCATATGATGGGGACAAGAGTTTGTTTACAGTGGGGCCCTTACCACAGAACAAGTTTGAATATACGGTCATTCTTGAGGAATCTACTGCCAAGAG TGGTAACCCTTCCGATAATGGCTGCTCGACTGAGCCTAGCAAAAAGTCTAAGCACTCTCTACGGtcaaaaacattcaaggtaGAGATCAGTTATGCCGCTAAGATACCCTTGAAATCTTTATCTCTTGCCCTTAAAGGAGCTGAAATAGAATATGTTCAAGATGCGCTGAGAGTTTTAGACATCATTCTAAGGCAACAAGCAGCTAAACG CGGGTGTCTCTTGGTTCGACAATCATTTTTTCATGATGACCCGCTGATGTTCACTGATGTTGGAGGGGGTGTGACAGGCGTACGAGGACTACATTCCAGCTTTCGTCCAACTCTTGATGGTTTATCTCTAAATATGG ATGTATCAACCACCATGATCTTGAAACCAGGACGTGTTGAGGATTTCCTTCTTGCCAACCAAAATGTTAAGGATCCTCGCTATATTGACTGGGCAAAG GCTAAAAAGATGCTGAAGAATATGAGGGTTAAGGCAATTCATAATAATAAGGAGTTCAAGATTATAGGTTTGAGCGAGAAACCTTGCAATCAGCAGTT TTTTTCCTTGAAAGTCAAAAGTGGTAGTAATGCTGGAGGCAGTGATGAGGCCCTTGAAATTACTGTTTATGACTATTTTGTTAAACACCGAAATATTGAACTTAAATCTTCATCATACATGCCATGCCTTGATGTTGGGAAACCAAAACGACCAAACTATCTGCCATTAGAG CTCTGTTCTCTAGTCTCTCTTCAGAGATACACAAAAGCTTTATCAGTGACCCAGAGATCATCCTTGGTTGAAAAATCAAGGCAAAAGCCACTTGAGAGAATACGAGTTGTAACTGAC gCTATGACAAAATACAAGTACGACGAAGATCCGCTCCTTGTCTCTTGTGGTATATCAATTGAAAAGCAGCTTACTCAATTAGATGGACGGATCCTTGATGCACCAAAG TTGAAGGTTGGAAATAATGAAGATTTCTCACCTCGAAATGGTCGGTGGAACTTCAATAACAAG AAACTTCTGAAGCCCCAGAATATAGAAGAATGGGCACTTGTAAATTTCTCAGGACGCTGTGATTCTAGTCATCTTTCCCGGGAGTTGATCAACTGTGCGAGGAGCAAAGGCATT GAAATTGAACGCCCATATACGATCATTGAAGAAGATCCTCAGTGCAGAAGAGCTAGCCCTGTCGTACGTGTAGAGAAGATGTTCGAGCATATTATGGCTAAGCTACCTGGCCCTCCTCAATTTCTGCTTTGTGTTTTGCCAGAACGGAAAAATTGTGATATTTATG GACCTTGGAAGAAAAAATGTTTGAGTAACATGGGTATTGTCACCCAATGCATTTCTCCTATCAAGATCAATGACCAGTACCTAACAAACGTACTTCTCAAAATAAATTCCAAG CTAGGAGGAACCAACTCATTGTTAGCAATAGAGCATTCCAATCGCATTCCACTAGTTACAGATCAGCCAACCATGATCTTGGGAATGGACGTTTCACATGGTTCTCCTGGTCGATCCGATGTTCCATCAATTGCTGCT GTTGTTGGATCACGAAGCTGGCCATTGATATCAAAATATAGAGCAGCTGTACGAGCTCAATCTGCAAAGGTGGAGatgattgaatctttgttcaaGCCACTAGCAAATGGGCAGGATGATGGTATCATGAG AGAATTACTTTTGGATTTCTATCAAACCAGTAATGGACGCAAACCAACTCAAATTATTGTTTTCAG GGATGGTGTCAGCGAGTCCCAGTTTACTCAGGTTATAAACATCGAGCTTGATCAAATGATCAAG GCATATCAGCATCTCGGCGAGTCTGCTATTCCAAAATTCACAGTGATAGTAGCCCAAAAGAATCACCACACCAAGCTATTCCAAGCTTCAGCTCAAGACAATGTACCCTGTG GTACCGTTGTGGATACTAAGATTGTTCACCCTAGAAATTATGATTTTTACATGTGCTCTCAGGCGGGTCTTATA GGAACTTCTCGACCTGCCCATTATCATGTCTTGCTTGATGAGATTGGTTTCTCCCCAGATGCACTGCAGAATCTGATCCATTCACTATCATACAT TTACCAGAGAAGTACCACTGCCATCTCCATAG TTGCACCGGTATGTTATGCACATCTTGCAGCTCACCAGGTAGGTCAGTTCATGAAGTTCGAGGACTTGTCTGAAACATCGTCTGGACAGAATAGCATGACGGCAACAGGAAGCATCCCCATCCCCGAGCTGCCCAGGCTCCACAAGGATGTTGCTGGATCCATGTTCTTTTGTTGA
- the LOC131009418 gene encoding protein argonaute 16 isoform X1: protein MEKPPPLPTIQESLKVEGAESADLPERSIMIRPGFGTSGKRVPLLANHFKVSIKNPNQIFYQYSVSISYEDNKAVDGKVIGRKVIDKLYQTYSSEFDKKRFAYDGDKSLFTVGPLPQNKFEYTVILEESTAKSSGNPSDNGCSTEPSKKSKHSLRSKTFKVEISYAAKIPLKSLSLALKGAEIEYVQDALRVLDIILRQQAAKRGCLLVRQSFFHDDPLMFTDVGGGVTGVRGLHSSFRPTLDGLSLNMDVSTTMILKPGRVEDFLLANQNVKDPRYIDWAKAKKMLKNMRVKAIHNNKEFKIIGLSEKPCNQQFFSLKVKSGSNAGGSDEALEITVYDYFVKHRNIELKSSSYMPCLDVGKPKRPNYLPLELCSLVSLQRYTKALSVTQRSSLVEKSRQKPLERIRVVTDAMTKYKYDEDPLLVSCGISIEKQLTQLDGRILDAPKLKVGNNEDFSPRNGRWNFNNKKLLKPQNIEEWALVNFSGRCDSSHLSRELINCARSKGIEIERPYTIIEEDPQCRRASPVVRVEKMFEHIMAKLPGPPQFLLCVLPERKNCDIYGPWKKKCLSNMGIVTQCISPIKINDQYLTNVLLKINSKLGGTNSLLAIEHSNRIPLVTDQPTMILGMDVSHGSPGRSDVPSIAAVVGSRSWPLISKYRAAVRAQSAKVEMIESLFKPLANGQDDGIMRELLLDFYQTSNGRKPTQIIVFRDGVSESQFTQVINIELDQMIKAYQHLGESAIPKFTVIVAQKNHHTKLFQASAQDNVPCGTVVDTKIVHPRNYDFYMCSQAGLIGTSRPAHYHVLLDEIGFSPDALQNLIHSLSYIYQRSTTAISIVAPVCYAHLAAHQVGQFMKFEDLSETSSGQNSMTATGSIPIPELPRLHKDVAGSMFFC from the exons ATGGAAAAGCCACCACCATTGCCAACTATACAGGAAAGTTTGAAGGTAGAAGGTGCTGAGTCTGCTGACCTTCCTGAGAGGTCCATAATGATAAGACCTGGATTTGGGACTTCTGGAAAACGTGTCCCTTTGCTTGCAAATCACTTCAAAGTTTCCATCAAAAATCCAAATCAGATTTTTTACCAATACAGT GTTTCCATAAGTTATGAGGATAATAAGGCTGTTGACGGCAAGGTAATTGGGAGGAAAGTCATTGATAAACTTTACCAAACATACTCTTCCGAATTTGACAAGAAGAGATTTGCATATGATGGGGACAAGAGTTTGTTTACAGTGGGGCCCTTACCACAGAACAAGTTTGAATATACGGTCATTCTTGAGGAATCTACTGCCAAGAG TAGTGGTAACCCTTCCGATAATGGCTGCTCGACTGAGCCTAGCAAAAAGTCTAAGCACTCTCTACGGtcaaaaacattcaaggtaGAGATCAGTTATGCCGCTAAGATACCCTTGAAATCTTTATCTCTTGCCCTTAAAGGAGCTGAAATAGAATATGTTCAAGATGCGCTGAGAGTTTTAGACATCATTCTAAGGCAACAAGCAGCTAAACG CGGGTGTCTCTTGGTTCGACAATCATTTTTTCATGATGACCCGCTGATGTTCACTGATGTTGGAGGGGGTGTGACAGGCGTACGAGGACTACATTCCAGCTTTCGTCCAACTCTTGATGGTTTATCTCTAAATATGG ATGTATCAACCACCATGATCTTGAAACCAGGACGTGTTGAGGATTTCCTTCTTGCCAACCAAAATGTTAAGGATCCTCGCTATATTGACTGGGCAAAG GCTAAAAAGATGCTGAAGAATATGAGGGTTAAGGCAATTCATAATAATAAGGAGTTCAAGATTATAGGTTTGAGCGAGAAACCTTGCAATCAGCAGTT TTTTTCCTTGAAAGTCAAAAGTGGTAGTAATGCTGGAGGCAGTGATGAGGCCCTTGAAATTACTGTTTATGACTATTTTGTTAAACACCGAAATATTGAACTTAAATCTTCATCATACATGCCATGCCTTGATGTTGGGAAACCAAAACGACCAAACTATCTGCCATTAGAG CTCTGTTCTCTAGTCTCTCTTCAGAGATACACAAAAGCTTTATCAGTGACCCAGAGATCATCCTTGGTTGAAAAATCAAGGCAAAAGCCACTTGAGAGAATACGAGTTGTAACTGAC gCTATGACAAAATACAAGTACGACGAAGATCCGCTCCTTGTCTCTTGTGGTATATCAATTGAAAAGCAGCTTACTCAATTAGATGGACGGATCCTTGATGCACCAAAG TTGAAGGTTGGAAATAATGAAGATTTCTCACCTCGAAATGGTCGGTGGAACTTCAATAACAAG AAACTTCTGAAGCCCCAGAATATAGAAGAATGGGCACTTGTAAATTTCTCAGGACGCTGTGATTCTAGTCATCTTTCCCGGGAGTTGATCAACTGTGCGAGGAGCAAAGGCATT GAAATTGAACGCCCATATACGATCATTGAAGAAGATCCTCAGTGCAGAAGAGCTAGCCCTGTCGTACGTGTAGAGAAGATGTTCGAGCATATTATGGCTAAGCTACCTGGCCCTCCTCAATTTCTGCTTTGTGTTTTGCCAGAACGGAAAAATTGTGATATTTATG GACCTTGGAAGAAAAAATGTTTGAGTAACATGGGTATTGTCACCCAATGCATTTCTCCTATCAAGATCAATGACCAGTACCTAACAAACGTACTTCTCAAAATAAATTCCAAG CTAGGAGGAACCAACTCATTGTTAGCAATAGAGCATTCCAATCGCATTCCACTAGTTACAGATCAGCCAACCATGATCTTGGGAATGGACGTTTCACATGGTTCTCCTGGTCGATCCGATGTTCCATCAATTGCTGCT GTTGTTGGATCACGAAGCTGGCCATTGATATCAAAATATAGAGCAGCTGTACGAGCTCAATCTGCAAAGGTGGAGatgattgaatctttgttcaaGCCACTAGCAAATGGGCAGGATGATGGTATCATGAG AGAATTACTTTTGGATTTCTATCAAACCAGTAATGGACGCAAACCAACTCAAATTATTGTTTTCAG GGATGGTGTCAGCGAGTCCCAGTTTACTCAGGTTATAAACATCGAGCTTGATCAAATGATCAAG GCATATCAGCATCTCGGCGAGTCTGCTATTCCAAAATTCACAGTGATAGTAGCCCAAAAGAATCACCACACCAAGCTATTCCAAGCTTCAGCTCAAGACAATGTACCCTGTG GTACCGTTGTGGATACTAAGATTGTTCACCCTAGAAATTATGATTTTTACATGTGCTCTCAGGCGGGTCTTATA GGAACTTCTCGACCTGCCCATTATCATGTCTTGCTTGATGAGATTGGTTTCTCCCCAGATGCACTGCAGAATCTGATCCATTCACTATCATACAT TTACCAGAGAAGTACCACTGCCATCTCCATAG TTGCACCGGTATGTTATGCACATCTTGCAGCTCACCAGGTAGGTCAGTTCATGAAGTTCGAGGACTTGTCTGAAACATCGTCTGGACAGAATAGCATGACGGCAACAGGAAGCATCCCCATCCCCGAGCTGCCCAGGCTCCACAAGGATGTTGCTGGATCCATGTTCTTTTGTTGA
- the LOC131009419 gene encoding triacylglycerol lipase 2-like, producing MDTFICIFLVFISCFSSVASRPHLPTHNVRVHADADGLCSAAVEPHNYPCHEHKVTTNDGYILSLQNIPYGISGKTEGERQPVLLQHGVLMDAATWLISPPDQSLALVLADEGFDVWLVSTRGTDYSRGHTSLSPDDAVYWDWSWDELVAYDLPATFEYVHAQTGQKLHYVGHSQGTLMALAAVSSGDLVSMMRSAALLSPIAYLGEVTSPLARIGAETLLGETLHWLHINEFNPRGKAVIELLKYMCKEKGADCTDLLTSFTGENCCLNSSIVSVFLQHEPQPTSTKNMIHLSQMIRGGKICKYDYEDEEENKKHYGTPAPPSYEMSRIPSDLPLLLAYGGADALSVARDVELLLDSLDGHARDKLVVDYREDYAHADYVMAVNARQVVYDPLIAFFRLQ from the exons ATGGACACATTCATCTGCATTTTTCTTGTGTTTATTTCATGTTTCTCCTCTGTTGCAAGCAGACCTCACCTCCCCACACATAATGTCAGAGTCCATGCCGACGCTGACGGCCTCTGCAGCGCGGCCGTGGAGCCACACAACTACCCTTGCCATGAACATAAA GTGACAACCAACGATGGATATATCCTTAGCTTGCAAAATATTCCATATGGAATATCAGGCAAGACAGAAGGGGAAAGGCAACCAGTTCTCTTACAGCATGGAGTTCTCatg GACGCGGCGACATGGCTGATTAGCCCACCCGATCAGTCCCTGGCTCTGGTCTTGGCTGATGAAGGGTTCGACGTGTGGCTCGTGAGCACACGAGGCACGGACTACAGCCGCGGACACACTTCCCTCAGCCCTGATGATGCA GTCTACTGGGATTGGTCGTGGGACGAGCTCGTTGCATATGATCTTCCGGCAACTTTTGAGTATGTTCATGCTCAGACGGGGCAGAAGCTTCACTATGTTGGGCATTCACAG GGAACTTTGATGGCTCTTGCTGCAGTTTCTAGTGGAGATTTGGTGAGCATGATGAGATCAGCTGCATTGCTTAGCCCTATTGCTTATCTAGGTGAAGTCACTTCACCTCTAGCAAGAATTGGAGCAGAAACTCTTCTTGGAGAG ACATTGCATTGGTTGCACATCAATGAATTCAATCCTAGAGG aAAAGCTGTGATTGAGCTTCTAAAGTACATGTGCAAGGAAAAAGGCGCAGATTGCACCGATCTCTTGACATCTTTCACAG GTGAAAACTGCTGCCTCAACTCTTCAATTGTGAGTGTTTTCTTACAGCATGAGCCTCAGCCAACTTCAACCAAGAACATGATCCATCTCTCCCAGA TGATAAGAGGAGGCAAGATTTGCAAGTATGACTACGAAGACGAGGAGGAGAACAAGAAGCACTACGGCACGCCTGCTCCTCCCTCGTACGAGATGAGCAGGATTCCGAGTGATCTGCCTCTCCTCCTCGCCTACGGAGGGGCGGATGCCCTCTCCGTGGCGAGGGACGTGGAGCTGCTGCTCGACAGCCTCGACGGCCACGCCCGAGATAAGCTGGTTGTGGATTATAGAGAGGATTATGCTCATGCTGATTATGTGATGGCTGTGAATGCTAGACAAGTGGTGTATGATCCTCTCATAGCCTTCTTTAGACTTCAATGA